Proteins from a single region of Xyrauchen texanus isolate HMW12.3.18 chromosome 7, RBS_HiC_50CHRs, whole genome shotgun sequence:
- the LOC127646488 gene encoding uncharacterized protein LOC127646488 isoform X2: MFATAKGIPGTWDICTREHAIQRDIISCGIFTAVFAETFLRGDQGYINCPSLHEERERLAILLFTSLERSGICGVCHKAVAKSKAKCSTCGMSVHDKCVQKNQETALCLLCKVQTETTSEHKENKQAETAKLLDEEVVERDTTDKHLDEEVVERDTTDKHLDEEVVERDTTDKHLDEEVVERDTTDKHLDEEVVERDTTDKHLDEEVVERDTTDKHLDEEVVERDTTDKHLDEEVLERDIWSLQVN; encoded by the exons ATGTTTGCCACAGCAAAGGGAATCCCAGGAACATGGGACATTTGCACAAGGGAGCATGCCATTCAGAGAGATATCATTTCTTGTGGCATCTTTACAGCTGTG TTTGCAGAGACTTTTCTTCGTGGGGACCAGGGGTATATTAACTGCCCTTCACTTCATGAGGAAAGAGAAAGACTAGCAATTCTGCTCTTTACTTCACTTG AAAGGTCAGGCATTTGTGGTGTCTGCCATAAGGCTGTTGCTAAGAGCAAG GCCAAATGTTCAACATGTGGCATGAGCGTACATGACAAATGTGTGCAAAAGAATCAGGAGACTGCTCTTTGTTTGCTGTGCAAAg TGCAAACTGAAACAACATCAGaacataaagaaaacaaacaagcag AGACCGCCAAACTCCTAGATGAGGAAGTGGTGGAAAGAGATACCACCGACAAACACCTAGATGAGGAAGTGGTGGAAAGAGATACCACCGACAAACACCTAGATGAGGAAGTGGTGGAAAGAGATACCACCGACAAACACCTAGATGAGGAAGTGGTGGAAAGAGATACCACCGACAAACACCTAGATGAGGAAGTGGTGGAAAGAGATACCACCGACAAACACCTAGATGAGGAAGTGGTGGAAAGAGATACCACCGACAAACACCTAGATGAGGAAGTGGTGGAAAGAGATACCACCGACAAACACCTAGATGAGGAAGTGTTGGAAAGAG ATATCTGGTCTCTACAAGTGAATTAA
- the LOC127646488 gene encoding uncharacterized protein LOC127646488 isoform X1, with the protein MAVFHVAFHLQHNILEKAEVVIGPYLEGGNHWTFFHCNIVDRTITYLNSFGEQKENCQKIAENWRMFATAKGIPGTWDICTREHAIQRDIISCGIFTAVFAETFLRGDQGYINCPSLHEERERLAILLFTSLERSGICGVCHKAVAKSKAKCSTCGMSVHDKCVQKNQETALCLLCKVQTETTSEHKENKQAETAKLLDEEVVERDTTDKHLDEEVVERDTTDKHLDEEVVERDTTDKHLDEEVVERDTTDKHLDEEVVERDTTDKHLDEEVVERDTTDKHLDEEVVERDTTDKHLDEEVLERDIWSLQVN; encoded by the exons ATGGCAGTGTTTCATGTAGCCTTTCATTTGCAGCATAACATTCTTGAAAAGGCAGAAGTTGTTATTGGTCCATATCTGGAGGGAGGGAATCACTGGACTTTCTTT CACTGCAACATCGTGGATAGAACAATAACCTACCTAAATTCCTTTGGTGAGCAGAAAGAGAATTGTCAGAAAATAGCTGAGAATTGGAG GATGTTTGCCACAGCAAAGGGAATCCCAGGAACATGGGACATTTGCACAAGGGAGCATGCCATTCAGAGAGATATCATTTCTTGTGGCATCTTTACAGCTGTG TTTGCAGAGACTTTTCTTCGTGGGGACCAGGGGTATATTAACTGCCCTTCACTTCATGAGGAAAGAGAAAGACTAGCAATTCTGCTCTTTACTTCACTTG AAAGGTCAGGCATTTGTGGTGTCTGCCATAAGGCTGTTGCTAAGAGCAAG GCCAAATGTTCAACATGTGGCATGAGCGTACATGACAAATGTGTGCAAAAGAATCAGGAGACTGCTCTTTGTTTGCTGTGCAAAg TGCAAACTGAAACAACATCAGaacataaagaaaacaaacaagcag AGACCGCCAAACTCCTAGATGAGGAAGTGGTGGAAAGAGATACCACCGACAAACACCTAGATGAGGAAGTGGTGGAAAGAGATACCACCGACAAACACCTAGATGAGGAAGTGGTGGAAAGAGATACCACCGACAAACACCTAGATGAGGAAGTGGTGGAAAGAGATACCACCGACAAACACCTAGATGAGGAAGTGGTGGAAAGAGATACCACCGACAAACACCTAGATGAGGAAGTGGTGGAAAGAGATACCACCGACAAACACCTAGATGAGGAAGTGGTGGAAAGAGATACCACCGACAAACACCTAGATGAGGAAGTGTTGGAAAGAG ATATCTGGTCTCTACAAGTGAATTAA